A stretch of Triticum aestivum cultivar Chinese Spring chromosome 1D, IWGSC CS RefSeq v2.1, whole genome shotgun sequence DNA encodes these proteins:
- the LOC123177262 gene encoding uncharacterized protein encodes MAVKVVAGKTTAAQPKTVGRRLWRLARTVVYLLRRGVLSSGRKLAMDLHRSRDASKALGGFVNFHRRAAARSRSSSVAAKCLDDEAAGCYNSYDAADIARVFEMLNDSGHLFHDEDGLAAATPSSAAWASPAFGRSAATGQLRIIDSPFTAGEHQQVDRKADEFIRRFYQQLRAQKSVSATPENYGHVPRPVAA; translated from the coding sequence ATGGCCGTCAAGGTCGTCGCCGGGAAGACCACTGCTGCTCAGCCCAAGACCGTGGGGCGGCGGCTGTGGCGCTTGGCGCGCACCGTCGTCTACCTTCTGCGCCGCGGCGTGCTGTCGTCCGGGCGTAAGCTCGCCATGGACCTCCACCGCAGCAGGGACGCCAGCAAGGCCCTCGGCGGCTTCGTCAACTTCCACCGCCGCGCGGCGGCGCGCTCTCGCTCCTCCTCCGTCGCTGCAAAGTGCCTTGACGACGAAGCCGCCGGCTGTTACAACAGCTACGACGCGGCAGACATCGCGAGGGTGTTCGAGATGCTCAACGACAGCGGGCACCTCTTCCACGACGAGGACGGGCTCGCGGCGGCGACACCTTCTTCCGCCGCGTGGGCGTCGCCGGCCTTCGGGCGCAGCGCGGCTACGGGCCAGCTGCGCATCATCGACTCACCGTTCACGGCGGGCGAGCACCAGCAAGTGGACAGGAAAGCCGACGAGTTCATCAGGAGGTTCTACCAGCAACTGCGCGCACAGAAGAGCGTCTCCGCCACGCCGGAAAACTACGGCCACGTCCCAAGGCCGGTCGCCGCTTGA
- the LOC123177289 gene encoding uncharacterized protein has translation MAVKVVAGKTTAAQPKSVGRRLWRLARTVVYLLRRGVLSSGRKLAMDLHRSRDASKALGGFVNFHRRAAARTRSSSVAVKRRDDETPGCYNSYDAADIARVFEMLNDGGHLFDDEDGGPAVGTPSPAAWASPAFGRSSAATGQPRVTDSPFMAGEHQQVDRKADEFIRRFYRQLRAQKSVSATPENYGHVVPRPVAA, from the coding sequence ATGGCCGTCAAGGTCGTCGCCGGGAAGACCACTGCTGCTCAGCCCAAGAGCGTGGGCCGGCGGCTGTGGCGCCTGGCGCGCACCGTCGTCTACCTTCTGCGCCGCGGCGTGCTGTCGTCCGGGCGCAAGCTCGCCATGGACCTCCACCGCAGCAGGGACGCCAGCAAGGCCCTCGGCGGCTTCGTCAACTTCCACCGCCGCGCGGCGGCTCGCACTCGCTCCTCCTCTGTCGCGGTGAAGCGCCGCGACGACGAAACCCCCGGCTGTTACAACAGCTACGACGCGGCCGACATCGCCAGGGTGTTCGAGATGCTCAACGACGGCGGGCACCTCTTCGACGACGAGGACGGGGGGCCCGCGGTGGGGACGCCCTCTCCCGCCGCGTGGGCGTCGCCGGCCTTCGGGCGCAGCAGCGCGGCTACGGGCCAGCCGCGCGTCACCGACTCGCCGTTCATGGCGGGCGAGCACCAGCAGGTGGACAGGAAAGCCGACGAGTTCATCAGGAGGTTCTACCGGCAACTGCGCGCCCAGAAGAGCGTCTCCGCCACGCCGGAAAACTACGGCCACGTCGTCCCAAGGCCGGTCGCCGCTTAA